ATTTTTTTTGTTTTTTTAATTTGGCGTCAATTAACTTAGATAGTTCATGAATTTTCTGAGGATCTTCTTTTTCCAGCGAATCCACAAACTGACTTAATAAGGGCAACGAAAAGTCGGAAAGCAATCCTTTGAGAATAGTTTGGGAGGTTGTTTGAGTAAATATTTCCCGCGTCAGAATAGGCTCATAAATAAATGCATTCCCATCTTTAATTTTTTTCAATACGCCCTTCTGCGCAAGCCGCGTCATGACGGTCATAACCGTGGTATACGCAATACGGCGTTTAAGTTTCAATTTTTCAAAAACGTCTCTGACAGTCAAACGG
This genomic stretch from bacterium harbors:
- a CDS encoding BlaI/MecI/CopY family transcriptional regulator codes for the protein MKKYYFTFDPRQTGLRKIFGDLEADIMEVLWNSGRLTVRDVFEKLKLKRRIAYTTVMTVMTRLAQKGVLKKIKDGNAFIYEPILTREIFTQTTSQTILKGLLSDFSLPLLSQFVDSLEKEDPQKIHELSKLIDAKLKKQKK